Below is a genomic region from Thermoanaerobaculia bacterium.
CCCGAGCGCGCCCGCGAGCGAGCCGACGGCCGGAATCACGATCGACTCGCCGGCCGGGCTGTCGGGGGAGACGGAGATCGAATACGCCTGCGTGCCGGTGCAGTGCGAGGCATCGGTCGCCGTCACGGTGAACGAAAAGGCGCCCGTCGCCGTCGGCGTGCCGTGGAGCTCGCCCGAGTCGTCGAGCTGGATGCCCGGGGGAAGCGATCCCGACGCGAGCGTGAACGTGTAGGGGCTCGCGCCGCCGCTCGCGCCGAGCGGCGTCTCGTAGGCCGAACCCTGGACGCCCGCGGGAACGCTCGACGGAGAGAGGGTGATCGTGCCGCAGCTGGGCACGGTCGACTGGACGACGATCGTGCCGGTCATCCCCATCGTCCCGTGGTTCAGGCAGAAATACGCGAAGGAACCCGCCGTGGAAAAGGTGTGCGAGAAATCGAACCCCGAGGATTGAATGCCCGAATCCCACTGGCCGTTGGGCGTGCAGCTCGGCGAGCCGTAGGCGCCCCCGCCCCCCGAACACGTCCCGGACGTGGTCGAGTGGTTGCTGTTCGACCAGTGCCAGTGGACGACGTCTCCTTCGTGGATCGTCGTCGTCGGGCTGCCGCTGGTCGTGTCGGTGAAGGTGTCGTTCGATACGTTGACGTTCGCGGTCGCGCCCCAGCCGGTCATCGCGGCCGCCAGGACCCCCGCTCCGAGGAGAAAGCTGATTTTCTTGTTCATCGTTTTCGCTCCCTTTGTTCCGCTGCGACGGTATCTCTCGGCGAGGGGGGTGCGGCCGTTCTTAATCCCGCCATGAGTTTGGCGGGAGAAGGGCCGAGAACCTCGAAGCCGGGGACACGTATGATCCGTTCGACCGAAAGGAGCTCGACCATGATCCTCCGGCATTTGCGCCCCGGCGCCGCCGCGCTGGCCGGCGTCCTTCTCGCTTCGGCCGTCTCCGCCCAGCCGGCCGCGCCCGAGGCGACCCCTCCCGCGGTCGCTGCCGGAAAGGAAACGCCTCCTCCCCCGATACCTCCCGCGCCGAAACCGGCGATCACCCATCATCGGATCACGCTCGGCGGCCGGGCGATTCCGTACACGGCGACCGCCGCGACCATCGATCTGAAGGACGCGAAGGGGGAGACGATCGCGCGGATGTTCTCGGTCGCCTACACCGGCGAGGGGCCGGACGCCAAAGCGCGGCCGGTGACGT
It encodes:
- a CDS encoding putative Ig domain-containing protein → MNKKISFLLGAGVLAAAMTGWGATANVNVSNDTFTDTTSGSPTTTIHEGDVVHWHWSNSNHSTTSGTCSGGGGAYGSPSCTPNGQWDSGIQSSGFDFSHTFSTAGSFAYFCLNHGTMGMTGTIVVQSTVPSCGTITLSPSSVPAGVQGSAYETPLGASGGASPYTFTLASGSLPPGIQLDDSGELHGTPTATGAFSFTVTATDASHCTGTQAYSISVSPDSPAGESIVIPAVGSLAGALGSHFKTQVQLTNPGTSTIAGEIVYHAGNASAGSGDPTIPYTLGSWQTVNFDDVLTAMGLTGLGSADVVPTSGPAPVATVRIFNDDGANGTAGFTEPVFRARDFLSAGDTAVIVLPADPTNFRFNLGVRTLGEGASVTFTIWDESGALLNTVSQQYLPSFFAQTKATGFLGVSSLPPNGSIGITVTHGNAIFFGSTVDNRGSQDTSTQFTRHD